A window of the Brumimicrobium sp. genome harbors these coding sequences:
- a CDS encoding 1,4-dihydroxy-2-naphthoyl-CoA synthase: MSKVNWKTVKEYEDITYKKADGVARIAFNRPNIRNAFRPKTVGELFEAFLDAREDTSIGVVLLSAEGPSTKDGVWSFCSGGDQNARGHQGYVDEDGMPRLNILEVQRLIRFMPKVVIAVVPGWAVGGGHSLHTVCDLTLASKEHAIFKQTDADVTSFDGGYGSAYLAKMVGQKKAREIFFLGRNYSAQDAADMGMVNAVIPHAELEDTAYEWAQEILAKSPTSIKMLKFAMNLTDDGMVGQQVFAGEATRLAYMTDEAKEGRKAFLEKRKPDFKDIKWIP, from the coding sequence ATGTCAAAAGTCAATTGGAAAACGGTTAAAGAATACGAAGACATTACCTACAAAAAGGCAGATGGAGTAGCCCGTATAGCTTTTAATCGTCCGAATATTCGTAATGCATTTAGACCCAAAACAGTAGGCGAGTTATTTGAAGCATTTTTAGATGCTAGAGAAGACACCTCTATTGGTGTTGTGCTACTTTCTGCTGAGGGTCCTTCTACGAAAGATGGAGTTTGGTCGTTTTGTAGTGGAGGAGATCAAAATGCTAGAGGACATCAAGGTTATGTGGATGAAGATGGAATGCCCCGCTTAAATATACTCGAAGTACAACGCTTGATTCGTTTTATGCCCAAGGTTGTAATTGCTGTAGTTCCGGGTTGGGCTGTAGGAGGTGGACATAGTTTACATACCGTTTGTGATTTAACATTGGCGAGTAAGGAGCATGCAATTTTCAAACAAACAGATGCGGATGTAACTAGTTTTGACGGAGGTTATGGTTCAGCTTATTTAGCAAAAATGGTAGGACAAAAGAAAGCTCGAGAAATATTCTTCCTAGGTAGAAATTATTCCGCACAAGATGCTGCGGATATGGGAATGGTGAATGCAGTAATTCCACATGCAGAATTAGAAGACACAGCATACGAGTGGGCACAAGAAATATTAGCCAAATCCCCTACTTCTATTAAAATGTTAAAGTTTGCAATGAACCTGACAGATGATGGTATGGTTGGGCAACAAGTTTTTGCCGGAGAGGCAACACGTTTAGCCTATATGACAGATGAAGCAAAAGAAGGAAGAAAAGCATTTTTGGAAAAAAGAAAGCCAGATTTCAAGGATATTAAGTGGATACCTTA